The following proteins come from a genomic window of Nostoc sp. ATCC 53789:
- a CDS encoding hybrid sensor histidine kinase/response regulator codes for MSLTKSVKKDKILAVDDVFDNLLVLEAVLEDEGYEISLVEDSKIALAMVEESPPDIILLDVMMPEIDGYEFTRRIRQNPALPFIPILLLTAHYESSVVEGLDAGADDFIRKPFDPDELHARVRSLLRLKHSIDERDQMANLRADFVSRFTHDLRIPLVASNRVLKLLLEGRFCEVSPQLQEIIDTMIGSNQDLLEMVNTLLEVYRHEAGCKTLKISPCNIEELVSEVTQELTPLAEEKGLVVNIERDETASTVMGDRLELRRVLTNIIGNAIKFTDKGSVDIHCHLTPEDVTIDIQDTGPGISKQDQAILFERFRQGKHQRSGSGLGLYLSRCIIEAHQGTIDVTSEQGQGSTFTIRLPVAADN; via the coding sequence ATGTCTTTAACTAAAAGTGTCAAAAAAGATAAAATTCTCGCTGTCGATGATGTTTTTGACAATCTACTGGTCTTAGAAGCAGTCCTAGAAGATGAGGGCTATGAAATTAGCTTGGTGGAAGATAGCAAAATTGCTCTGGCTATGGTTGAGGAGTCACCACCAGACATCATTCTCTTAGATGTGATGATGCCGGAGATAGATGGCTATGAATTTACTCGACGCATTCGACAGAATCCGGCGTTGCCATTTATCCCTATTCTGCTGCTAACGGCTCACTATGAGTCTAGCGTTGTGGAAGGACTCGATGCTGGTGCAGATGACTTTATTCGTAAACCATTCGATCCTGATGAACTACATGCGCGAGTGCGATCGCTCCTGCGCCTCAAGCATAGCATCGACGAACGAGATCAGATGGCTAACCTGCGGGCAGATTTTGTCTCGCGTTTTACTCACGATTTACGTATACCGCTAGTAGCCTCCAACCGCGTCTTAAAATTATTGCTGGAAGGCAGGTTTTGCGAAGTTTCGCCACAATTGCAAGAAATCATTGATACCATGATTGGCAGTAATCAAGACCTGCTGGAAATGGTAAATACCTTGCTAGAAGTTTATCGTCATGAAGCGGGCTGTAAAACCTTAAAAATTTCTCCCTGCAATATTGAAGAACTAGTTAGTGAAGTTACCCAAGAATTAACTCCCTTAGCTGAAGAAAAAGGATTAGTTGTAAATATAGAGCGAGATGAAACTGCAAGCACCGTCATGGGCGATCGCTTAGAACTGCGGCGAGTTTTAACAAATATTATCGGCAATGCTATCAAATTTACAGACAAAGGTTCTGTAGATATTCACTGCCATCTCACTCCAGAAGATGTGACTATTGATATCCAAGATACGGGGCCGGGAATTTCTAAACAAGATCAGGCAATATTATTTGAGCGATTTCGCCAAGGTAAACACCAGCGATCTGGTAGCGGTTTGGGACTATATCTATCTCGCTGTATTATCGAAGCACATCAAGGCACAATTGATGTAACATCTGAGCAAGGGCAAGGTAGTACATTTACTATTCGTCTACCTGTAGCAGCCGACAATTAA
- a CDS encoding response regulator transcription factor, whose protein sequence is MSEIKILVIEDHNLTRIGLRSALQTQPEFNIVGEAANAADGIKLLKTLKPDVATIDIGLPDMDGIELTRTFRQYQAENEDYTTKLLILTMQNSEQAVLAAFAAGADSYCMKDIETEKLVEAVQTTYAGSSWIDPAIADLVLQQIRQDFPDGSRGASGKRVLIEGIDPDVEKSIVSYPLTHREMDVLELIVAGCDNAEIAKRLYLTVGTVKTHVRGILNKLCVADRTQAAVRALRAGLVP, encoded by the coding sequence ATGAGTGAAATCAAGATCCTCGTGATCGAAGATCACAACCTTACAAGAATCGGCTTGCGGTCTGCCTTACAAACCCAGCCAGAGTTTAACATTGTTGGTGAAGCAGCCAATGCAGCCGACGGCATCAAGCTTCTGAAAACTCTCAAGCCTGATGTTGCCACTATTGATATCGGTTTGCCTGACATGGATGGTATTGAGCTAACACGCACATTTAGGCAATATCAAGCAGAGAATGAAGATTACACCACAAAGCTGCTAATTTTAACGATGCAGAATAGCGAGCAGGCAGTTTTAGCCGCTTTTGCAGCAGGTGCAGATTCTTATTGCATGAAGGATATCGAAACTGAGAAACTAGTTGAGGCTGTGCAAACGACTTATGCAGGTAGCTCATGGATTGATCCTGCGATCGCAGACCTTGTACTACAACAAATACGTCAAGATTTCCCTGATGGTAGCAGAGGCGCATCTGGAAAAAGAGTCTTGATTGAAGGTATTGATCCCGATGTTGAGAAAAGTATAGTCAGCTATCCTTTAACTCACCGGGAAATGGATGTTTTAGAGTTGATTGTCGCTGGGTGTGACAATGCAGAAATTGCTAAAAGGCTCTATTTAACAGTCGGTACTGTAAAAACTCATGTTAGAGGTATTCTCAATAAACTCTGTGTTGCTGACCGTACACAGGCTGCCGTCCGTGCTTTGCGCGCTGGATTAGTACCGTAA
- a CDS encoding NAD(P)H-quinone oxidoreductase subunit 4, with translation MIADQFPWLTAIVLLPLVASLLIPVLPDKDGKLVRWYALGVGIADFALMCYAFWKHYDASSASFQLVESYAWMPQLGLNWAVSVDGLSVPLVLLAGFVTTLSIFSAWQVDHRPRLFYFLMLVLYSAQVGVFVAKDLLLFFIMWEVELIPVYLLVCIWGGQRRRYAATKFLLYTAAASIFILVAALAMGLYGGGDMTFDITALASKEYPLTLQLLIYAGLLIAFGVKLAVFPMHTWLPDAHGEASSPVSMILAGVLLKMGGYGLIRLNLELLPDAHIYFAPVLAILGVVNIIYGALNSFAQTNMKRRLAYSSISHMGFVLLGIASFTDLGINGAMLQMISHGLIASVLFFLAGVTYDRTHTMVMKDMGGIGQAMPKVFALFTIGAMASLALPGMSGFAGELSVFVGMTSSDVYSSTFCTVTVFLAAVGVILTPIYLLSMLREVFYGDGAALICDINNAGSENQEDEGTVCFGTDCFVPEDAVYDDARPREVFIAACFLLMIIGIGFYPKMAMQMYDVKTVAVNANLRQSYAIVSQTNPQIYANRLLVPQISEVEVAPVLGTLK, from the coding sequence ATGATAGCGGATCAATTTCCCTGGCTTACCGCGATTGTCTTGCTGCCACTCGTTGCTTCCTTGCTCATCCCTGTGCTGCCTGATAAAGATGGCAAGCTTGTGCGGTGGTATGCACTGGGTGTAGGTATTGCAGATTTTGCCTTGATGTGCTATGCCTTTTGGAAACATTACGATGCCAGCAGTGCTAGTTTTCAATTGGTAGAAAGTTATGCCTGGATGCCTCAGTTGGGTCTGAACTGGGCAGTATCAGTTGATGGACTATCAGTACCACTTGTGCTTCTAGCAGGATTTGTCACCACACTCTCAATTTTTTCAGCTTGGCAAGTCGATCACCGCCCCCGCCTCTTCTATTTTTTAATGCTGGTGCTGTATTCTGCACAGGTTGGGGTGTTCGTTGCCAAAGACTTGTTGCTATTTTTCATTATGTGGGAAGTAGAACTAATTCCCGTCTACTTACTAGTTTGCATTTGGGGTGGGCAAAGACGGCGTTATGCGGCTACGAAATTTTTGTTGTATACCGCAGCTGCTTCTATATTTATTTTGGTCGCAGCCTTGGCAATGGGGTTATACGGCGGCGGTGATATGACATTTGATATAACTGCCCTCGCAAGTAAAGAATATCCCCTTACTCTACAACTGCTAATTTATGCAGGGTTATTGATTGCATTTGGTGTCAAGCTTGCTGTTTTCCCGATGCACACCTGGTTGCCTGATGCCCACGGCGAAGCATCTTCTCCTGTATCGATGATTTTGGCTGGTGTGTTGCTAAAGATGGGTGGATATGGACTAATTCGCCTGAATCTTGAACTACTCCCCGATGCACACATTTACTTTGCGCCAGTTCTAGCCATTCTGGGTGTTGTCAACATTATCTATGGTGCATTAAACTCCTTTGCTCAGACGAATATGAAGCGGCGTTTGGCTTATTCGTCGATTTCCCACATGGGGTTTGTGCTGCTTGGGATTGCGTCGTTCACTGATTTGGGAATCAACGGTGCGATGTTGCAGATGATTTCGCATGGTTTAATTGCATCAGTGCTGTTCTTCTTAGCTGGAGTTACTTACGATCGCACCCACACAATGGTAATGAAAGATATGGGTGGCATTGGTCAAGCTATGCCCAAAGTCTTTGCTCTGTTCACCATCGGAGCAATGGCATCCCTAGCACTTCCCGGTATGAGCGGTTTCGCTGGCGAACTATCGGTATTTGTTGGCATGACAAGCAGTGACGTTTACAGTTCAACTTTCTGCACTGTCACGGTTTTTCTCGCCGCAGTTGGAGTTATCCTCACACCTATTTATTTACTTTCCATGCTACGAGAGGTATTTTATGGTGACGGTGCAGCGCTGATATGCGACATCAATAATGCAGGCTCAGAAAATCAAGAAGATGAGGGAACAGTTTGTTTTGGTACAGATTGCTTCGTGCCAGAGGATGCAGTCTACGACGATGCTAGACCTCGTGAAGTGTTTATCGCTGCCTGTTTTCTGCTGATGATTATTGGTATTGGTTTCTATCCCAAGATGGCGATGCAAATGTACGACGTGAAAACTGTGGCAGTCAATGCTAATCTTCGCCAGTCTTATGCCATAGTCTCGCAAACAAATCCTCAGATTTATGCTAATCGATTATTGGTTCCGCAAATTTCAGAGGTTGAGGTAGCGCCCGTTTTGGGGACTTTGAAGTAA
- a CDS encoding penicillin acylase family protein has translation MPLQAQIKNFRKRWFPRILKRTLIVLLVVGLLLVGFATYTVRQSFPQESGTIQLPELKAEVTVQRDKWGIPHIYAANSHDLFMAQGYIHAQDRFWQMDFWRHIGSGRLSEMFGSSQVDTDRYLRTMGWARVAQQEIQEINAEMKAYLEAYSDGVNAYLKEHQGNALSLEYAVLKFLNPGYKPEPWQILHSLTWGKVMAYDLGTNFQSEVERAILLKTLTPTQVEELYPPYPQDLPAILPEFQKGKTGEDENSDETQFTAFGIEEVIESITKPMIALEQLIGPTGIGIGSNNWVISGELTDTGKPILANDPHLGVQIPSIWYEVGLHCISKSAECPYNVTGFSFAGMIGVIIGHSDRIAWGVTNVLSDVMDLYIEKINPKNPNQYEVNGKWVDMKLVQETIQVAGSQPIVQTVRYTRHGPILSDVSPNLKEFQPSQPLAIPQNYAIALRWTALEPSKLGYAIPQINRAQNWQEFRTAASNYDVPAQNLVYADVDGNIGYQMPGKFPIRAKGNGRYPVPGWTDEYEWQGYIDFEKLPKSFNPSQGYIATANNLAMRKYPYLITADWVYGYRAQRIVEMISQKTEPISLEDVQQIQGDDRNLNAQTLVPILQSITVDTPRLQAAQKLLQDWNLQLGMTSSAAALFEVFWKHLLRDTFHDQLPERYFPNGGDRWYAVVANLVKQPNSSWWDNRNTPKVENRDEILRQSFTEAVDELERIQSKDPKNWNWGKLHTVTFRNATLGKSGVAPIEGLFNRGAFATAGNGETVNANRWRANKSFEVTDIPSLRMIVDLGNLDNSVAIHTPGQSGHAFHTHYNDMVDSWRNIEYHQMLSQQKNVTDNTAATLKLIPKLGE, from the coding sequence ATGCCACTGCAAGCCCAAATAAAAAACTTCAGGAAACGTTGGTTTCCTCGGATTCTCAAAAGAACTTTAATTGTGCTGTTAGTGGTGGGGCTATTGTTAGTGGGATTCGCCACCTACACTGTGCGCCAATCCTTTCCGCAAGAGAGTGGCACAATTCAACTACCTGAACTCAAAGCTGAAGTAACCGTCCAGCGCGATAAATGGGGAATTCCCCACATTTATGCTGCCAATTCTCACGATTTATTTATGGCGCAAGGTTATATTCACGCCCAAGACCGTTTTTGGCAAATGGATTTTTGGCGACACATTGGTTCTGGGCGACTCTCAGAAATGTTTGGTTCCTCTCAGGTTGACACTGATAGATATCTGCGGACAATGGGTTGGGCGAGGGTAGCGCAGCAAGAAATTCAGGAAATTAATGCAGAGATGAAGGCATACCTGGAAGCATACTCAGATGGTGTCAATGCTTATCTAAAAGAGCATCAAGGTAATGCCCTGAGTCTAGAATATGCTGTGCTAAAATTCCTCAATCCTGGGTATAAGCCAGAACCTTGGCAAATATTGCATTCTCTGACTTGGGGGAAGGTGATGGCTTACGATTTGGGTACAAATTTCCAGAGTGAAGTTGAACGTGCCATACTACTTAAAACCCTTACTCCCACTCAAGTAGAGGAACTTTATCCACCTTATCCTCAAGACTTACCAGCGATTTTACCTGAGTTCCAAAAAGGGAAAACAGGAGAGGATGAAAATTCTGACGAGACACAATTCACCGCCTTTGGTATTGAGGAGGTAATAGAGTCAATTACCAAGCCGATGATAGCTTTGGAACAACTCATAGGGCCTACGGGAATAGGCATTGGTTCCAATAACTGGGTGATATCCGGTGAGCTTACAGATACAGGTAAGCCAATTTTGGCAAATGACCCCCACTTAGGTGTGCAAATACCCTCTATATGGTACGAGGTTGGTTTGCACTGCATATCTAAGAGTGCAGAATGTCCCTACAACGTTACAGGCTTTTCCTTTGCGGGAATGATTGGGGTAATTATCGGTCATAGCGATCGCATTGCCTGGGGTGTAACTAATGTACTATCTGATGTGATGGATTTATACATCGAGAAAATCAATCCCAAAAACCCCAATCAGTATGAGGTAAATGGCAAATGGGTTGATATGAAACTCGTGCAAGAAACGATTCAAGTTGCGGGTAGTCAGCCGATTGTGCAAACGGTGCGCTATACCCGACATGGGCCGATTCTCTCTGATGTTTCACCCAATCTGAAGGAGTTCCAGCCAAGTCAGCCTTTAGCAATACCGCAAAACTACGCTATAGCCTTACGCTGGACAGCCCTAGAACCTTCTAAATTAGGGTATGCTATTCCCCAAATCAATCGCGCCCAAAACTGGCAAGAATTCCGCACTGCTGCTAGTAATTATGATGTCCCGGCTCAAAATTTGGTCTACGCTGACGTTGATGGCAATATTGGCTACCAAATGCCTGGTAAATTCCCCATCCGAGCCAAGGGAAATGGGCGTTATCCCGTTCCTGGTTGGACAGATGAATATGAGTGGCAAGGCTATATTGACTTTGAGAAGTTACCCAAAAGTTTCAATCCGTCTCAAGGCTATATTGCTACTGCCAATAATTTAGCGATGCGTAAATATCCTTACTTAATTACCGCAGATTGGGTTTATGGCTATCGGGCACAGCGCATCGTTGAGATGATTTCACAAAAAACCGAACCGATTTCTCTAGAAGATGTGCAGCAGATACAGGGTGACGATCGCAATCTTAATGCACAAACATTAGTACCGATACTGCAATCTATCACTGTTGATACTCCTCGCTTGCAAGCAGCCCAAAAACTTTTGCAAGATTGGAATTTGCAGTTGGGAATGACATCATCGGCTGCTGCCTTGTTTGAAGTATTCTGGAAACACTTGCTAAGAGACACATTTCACGATCAGTTACCTGAGAGATACTTTCCCAATGGGGGCGATCGCTGGTATGCTGTGGTAGCAAATTTAGTAAAACAGCCCAATAGTTCTTGGTGGGATAATCGCAACACCCCAAAAGTTGAGAACCGAGACGAAATCTTGCGGCAATCCTTTACAGAAGCCGTGGATGAACTAGAACGGATTCAAAGCAAAGACCCGAAAAACTGGAATTGGGGCAAACTACATACTGTTACTTTCCGTAATGCCACCTTGGGTAAATCTGGGGTTGCACCGATTGAAGGTTTATTTAATCGTGGTGCATTTGCGACGGCTGGTAACGGCGAAACAGTTAATGCTAACCGATGGAGAGCAAATAAATCCTTTGAGGTGACAGATATTCCTTCTCTACGGATGATCGTAGATTTGGGAAATTTGGATAACTCAGTTGCAATTCATACACCCGGACAATCAGGACATGCTTTCCATACCCACTACAACGATATGGTTGACTCTTGGCGCAATATTGAATATCACCAGATGTTATCGCAACAAAAGAATGTCACAGATAACACTGCTGCGACATTGAAGTTAATTCCCAAATTGGGAGAATAA
- a CDS encoding class I SAM-dependent methyltransferase, with translation MNIQEAFNAAAGDYDSLRRILIPCFDDFYKTAVEIIPSERTAPIKVLDLGAGTGLYSGMVQSVFPNAEFTLLDLAPEMLEKAKLRFSKMGKSPKILIGDYIETDLGDSYDLIISALSIHHLSDFDKELLYQRIYDVLNPGGIFVNADQVIGKTPDLEELYRQHWLDSIHAKGISEEDFKAAQKRMEYDRMATLEIQLHWLEAAGFKNVDCWYKNFSFAVFGGYRPTI, from the coding sequence ATGAATATTCAAGAGGCTTTTAATGCTGCCGCAGGAGATTACGATAGCTTACGTCGGATTCTAATTCCCTGTTTTGATGACTTTTACAAAACAGCTGTTGAAATCATCCCAAGCGAGCGCACCGCACCGATAAAGGTTCTAGATTTGGGTGCTGGTACTGGACTTTACTCAGGTATGGTGCAATCTGTTTTCCCAAATGCAGAGTTCACCTTACTAGACTTAGCCCCTGAGATGTTAGAGAAAGCTAAGTTGAGATTTAGCAAAATGGGTAAATCTCCCAAAATCTTAATTGGTGACTACATTGAGACTGATTTGGGTGATTCCTACGACCTGATAATCTCTGCCCTATCTATTCATCATCTTTCTGATTTTGACAAAGAACTTCTTTATCAACGGATTTATGATGTTCTCAATCCTGGAGGGATATTTGTCAACGCTGACCAAGTTATCGGCAAAACCCCTGATTTAGAAGAACTTTATCGTCAACACTGGTTAGATTCTATCCATGCTAAGGGTATCTCAGAAGAAGATTTTAAAGCTGCACAAAAACGCATGGAATACGATCGCATGGCAACCCTTGAGATTCAACTTCACTGGCTAGAAGCGGCTGGATTTAAAAATGTGGATTGCTGGTACAAAAATTTTAGCTTTGCGGTTTTTGGTGGTTATCGACCGACTATTTAA
- a CDS encoding low molecular weight protein tyrosine phosphatase family protein yields the protein MKKLLFICSQNKLRSPTAEAMFSEYEGLETDSAGLDRHAEVPLSTEAIRWADMIFVMEKPHKSKLSKNFQPFLKDKKIICLDIPDEYEYMEPALIELLKQKVIPILKIKK from the coding sequence ATGAAAAAGCTCTTATTTATCTGTAGCCAGAATAAACTACGAAGTCCCACCGCCGAGGCTATGTTTTCTGAATATGAAGGACTTGAAACAGACTCGGCAGGTTTAGATCGCCATGCTGAAGTACCATTATCAACTGAGGCTATTCGATGGGCTGATATGATATTTGTGATGGAAAAACCTCATAAAAGCAAGCTATCAAAAAATTTTCAGCCTTTTCTTAAAGATAAAAAAATTATCTGTTTAGATATACCAGATGAATATGAGTATATGGAACCAGCTTTAATTGAGTTGTTAAAACAGAAAGTTATACCAATATTAAAAATAAAAAAATGA
- a CDS encoding type II toxin-antitoxin system PemK/MazF family toxin produces the protein MSSPNRGEVWLVDLGYTAKVRPCLIISIPALEQDRALATLIPHTTSSRGSRFEVALKVNFLRTGVFDVQNIITIPHAKLLRKLGDLTLEQLVEVEKVLLFWLGLEERDFESDE, from the coding sequence ATGAGTAGCCCTAATCGTGGAGAAGTTTGGCTTGTCGATCTTGGCTACACAGCAAAAGTCAGACCATGCTTAATTATCAGTATTCCTGCACTAGAGCAAGATCGAGCGCTAGCAACCCTAATTCCTCATACGACTAGCTCACGCGGTTCAAGATTTGAGGTGGCGTTAAAGGTAAACTTTCTCCGAACAGGAGTGTTTGACGTACAAAATATTATTACAATTCCACATGCAAAGTTACTCCGAAAGTTGGGAGACTTAACACTAGAACAACTAGTTGAAGTTGAAAAAGTATTACTCTTTTGGCTGGGATTAGAAGAGAGAGATTTTGAGAGTGATGAGTAG
- the secA gene encoding preprotein translocase subunit SecA: MLKLLLGDPNARKLKKYQPSVTEINLLEEEIKVLSDEELKGKTVEFKQRLAKGEALDDLLPEAYAVVREAGRRVLGLRHFDVQLLGGIILHVGQIAEMKTGEGKTLVATLPSYLNALTGKGVHVITVNDYLARRDAEWMGQVHRFLGLSVGLIQSSMTPSERQKNYDCDITYVTNSEVGFDYLRDNMATSMADVVQRPFNYCVIDEVDSILIDEARTPLIISGQVERPTEKYLQAAEIAFTLKKDEHYDVDEKARNVLLTDEGFAEAENLLGVTDLFDPEDPWAHFVFNAIKAKELFLKDVNYIVRNGEVVIVDEFTGRVLPGRRWSDGLHQAIEAKEHEEIQPETQTLATITYQNMFLLYPKLGGMTGTAKTEEPEFEKIYKLEVAVIPTNRDRRREDLSDMVFKTEAGKWGAIAKECAEMHELGRPVLVGTTSVEKSELLSRLLKQLEVPHELLNARPENVEREAEIVAQAGRKGAVTIATNMAGRGTDIILGGNSEYMARLKLREYFMPRIVMPEDEDSFGVQRPAGLPTGHGGGQGFVPGKKVKTWRASPEIFPTQLTKETEKLLKDAVEIAVREYGDRSLPELEAEDKVAVAAEKAPIDDPVILKLREAYNRVKQEYEQFTTREHDEVVGIGGLHVIGTERHESRRIDNQLRGRAGRQGDPGTTRFFLSLEDNLLRIFGGDRVAGLMNAFQVEEDMPIESGMLTRSLEGAQKKVETYYYDIRKQVFEYDEVMNNQRRAIYAERRRVLEGQDLKEQVIKYAEKTMDDIVDYYINIDLPSEEWELEKLVEKVKEFVYLLADLQPNQLEDMTVGEIKAFLHEQVRIAYDLKEAQIDQVQPGLMRQAERFFILQRIDTLWREHLQQMDALRESVGLRGYGQKDPLIEYKSEGYELFLDMMVNIRRDVVYSLFMFQPQPQQMMQASSEMV, encoded by the coding sequence ATGCTAAAACTTTTGTTGGGCGACCCCAACGCTCGTAAGCTTAAAAAATACCAACCTTCTGTTACTGAAATTAACCTTTTAGAGGAAGAAATTAAGGTTCTTTCCGATGAGGAGCTAAAAGGTAAAACCGTCGAATTTAAACAACGACTCGCCAAAGGTGAAGCCCTGGATGACCTTTTGCCAGAAGCTTACGCCGTTGTTCGGGAAGCAGGACGGCGAGTGTTAGGCTTGCGGCACTTTGATGTCCAACTCCTTGGCGGTATCATTTTGCACGTAGGGCAAATTGCCGAAATGAAAACTGGTGAGGGTAAAACGCTCGTAGCAACCTTACCAAGTTATTTAAATGCCTTGACTGGTAAAGGTGTACACGTCATTACCGTGAACGATTACCTGGCTCGTCGGGATGCTGAATGGATGGGACAGGTGCATCGGTTCTTGGGGTTGAGTGTGGGGCTAATCCAGTCAAGCATGACTCCCAGTGAACGCCAGAAAAACTACGATTGCGATATCACTTATGTCACCAACAGCGAAGTCGGCTTTGACTACCTGCGGGATAACATGGCGACATCAATGGCAGATGTGGTGCAACGTCCGTTCAATTATTGCGTAATTGACGAGGTAGACTCGATTTTAATTGATGAGGCGCGGACACCTCTGATTATTTCTGGGCAGGTGGAAAGACCTACAGAAAAGTATCTGCAAGCTGCTGAAATAGCATTCACACTCAAAAAAGACGAGCATTATGATGTAGATGAAAAAGCTCGTAACGTGCTATTGACAGATGAAGGCTTTGCGGAAGCCGAAAATCTTTTGGGAGTCACAGATTTATTTGACCCGGAAGATCCTTGGGCACACTTCGTTTTCAATGCGATTAAAGCTAAAGAACTTTTCCTGAAGGATGTAAATTACATCGTCCGCAATGGGGAAGTAGTAATTGTAGATGAATTTACTGGTCGGGTATTACCTGGACGGCGTTGGAGTGATGGACTACACCAAGCTATTGAAGCCAAAGAACACGAAGAGATTCAGCCAGAAACTCAAACTCTAGCGACAATTACTTATCAAAATATGTTCTTGCTGTATCCAAAACTCGGTGGAATGACCGGAACAGCAAAAACGGAAGAACCAGAATTTGAAAAAATTTACAAACTGGAAGTTGCGGTAATTCCTACCAACCGTGACAGAAGACGCGAAGACTTGTCTGATATGGTCTTTAAGACAGAAGCAGGTAAGTGGGGTGCGATCGCCAAAGAATGTGCCGAAATGCACGAACTGGGCAGACCAGTGTTAGTGGGAACCACTAGTGTAGAAAAATCCGAACTTCTCAGTCGGCTGCTGAAACAGCTAGAGGTTCCCCATGAATTACTCAACGCCAGACCGGAGAACGTCGAGCGTGAAGCGGAAATCGTCGCCCAAGCTGGACGCAAAGGTGCTGTCACCATTGCTACTAACATGGCTGGTAGAGGTACAGACATAATCTTGGGTGGTAACTCCGAATATATGGCACGTTTGAAGCTGCGGGAATACTTCATGCCCCGCATCGTCATGCCAGAAGATGAAGATAGCTTTGGCGTTCAAAGACCAGCCGGATTGCCTACAGGACACGGTGGTGGTCAAGGCTTTGTCCCTGGTAAAAAAGTCAAAACTTGGCGGGCTTCACCAGAAATTTTCCCCACCCAGTTAACAAAAGAAACAGAGAAACTACTCAAAGATGCAGTAGAAATTGCAGTCCGAGAGTATGGCGATCGCAGTTTACCGGAACTGGAAGCAGAAGACAAGGTAGCTGTAGCTGCCGAAAAAGCTCCCATCGACGACCCTGTGATTCTGAAATTGCGGGAAGCTTATAACCGGGTTAAGCAGGAATACGAACAATTTACTACCCGCGAACATGATGAGGTAGTGGGAATCGGTGGTTTGCACGTAATTGGTACAGAACGCCACGAATCGCGGCGGATTGATAACCAGTTGCGCGGACGTGCAGGAAGACAAGGCGACCCTGGAACCACGAGATTTTTCCTCAGCTTAGAGGATAACCTACTGCGGATTTTTGGTGGCGATCGCGTTGCTGGGTTAATGAATGCTTTCCAAGTGGAAGAAGATATGCCCATCGAATCTGGGATGCTTACCCGCAGTTTGGAAGGCGCACAGAAAAAAGTCGAAACCTACTACTACGACATCCGTAAGCAGGTATTTGAGTATGACGAGGTGATGAATAATCAACGTCGTGCTATTTACGCTGAACGCCGTCGGGTGTTAGAAGGTCAAGATTTGAAAGAACAGGTCATCAAGTACGCTGAAAAAACGATGGATGACATCGTTGATTACTACATCAACATAGACTTACCCTCCGAAGAGTGGGAGTTAGAAAAGTTGGTTGAGAAAGTCAAAGAATTCGTCTATCTACTAGCAGACTTGCAGCCAAATCAATTAGAAGATATGACAGTCGGCGAGATTAAAGCTTTCCTCCACGAACAGGTGCGAATTGCTTACGACCTCAAAGAAGCCCAAATTGACCAAGTTCAACCCGGACTGATGCGCCAAGCTGAACGTTTCTTTATTTTGCAACGCATTGATACCCTGTGGCGGGAACACCTGCAACAAATGGATGCCTTACGCGAATCAGTGGGGTTACGTGGTTACGGTCAAAAAGACCCGCTAATTGAGTATAAGAGCGAGGGTTACGAACTCTTCTTGGATATGATGGTCAACATCCGCCGAGATGTGGTTTACTCGTTGTTTATGTTCCAACCGCAGCCGCAGCAGATGATGCAGGCTTCGTCTGAGATGGTATAG